Proteins from a single region of Streptomyces spectabilis:
- a CDS encoding FG-GAP repeat protein: MRAVRTKVLMAVATAAAATGGLVVPLAGTAAAAPAPAAKAAADFNGDGYGDVVLATPDATVNGVKKAGHVAVLYGSADGVAGGRKQLVSQASAKVPGVPEERDRFGAAYDTGDMDGDGYADLVVGVSGENEQRGLMTVLWGGRGGLVHGGLSMTSLRTDDVHYGGSLVVGDFDGDGKQQLATRSYWGAVSLSGDGFTRTRAPKQQRLSLHADDTFPVIERLEAGDYDGDGDDDLIASGIANMEADEPGARLFYWRGGRTGVTFTRPSAVLPETVVGIEGSGDVDKDGYEDLVITDRSTAKGGQVGVYYGGGRGPGSGGGTVLDQDSPGVPDEGEDGDEFGTSASVGDVDGDGYADVAVGAPGEDVDGRSATGAVHLLKGSAAGLTGTGAQVLDQGTAGVPGAAEDDDRFGSAVQVRDTDGDGRAEVVVAASGEDVFPGARWNDGSAWVLRGAAGGVTTAGAYSLSEKAFGLTYQNKRFGSVLGR; the protein is encoded by the coding sequence ATGCGCGCTGTGCGCACGAAGGTCCTGATGGCGGTGGCCACGGCCGCCGCGGCCACCGGGGGCCTGGTGGTTCCGCTCGCGGGCACGGCCGCCGCCGCGCCCGCACCGGCCGCGAAGGCCGCCGCCGACTTCAACGGCGACGGCTACGGCGACGTGGTCCTCGCCACCCCCGACGCGACCGTGAACGGCGTCAAGAAGGCCGGGCACGTCGCCGTCCTGTACGGGTCGGCGGACGGGGTCGCGGGCGGGCGCAAGCAGCTGGTGAGCCAGGCCTCGGCGAAGGTGCCGGGGGTGCCGGAGGAGCGGGACCGGTTCGGCGCCGCGTACGACACCGGGGACATGGACGGCGACGGGTACGCGGACCTGGTCGTCGGGGTGTCGGGCGAGAACGAGCAGCGCGGCCTCATGACCGTGCTGTGGGGCGGCAGGGGCGGGCTCGTCCACGGCGGTCTGAGCATGACCTCGCTGCGCACGGACGACGTGCACTACGGCGGGTCCCTGGTCGTCGGCGACTTCGACGGCGACGGCAAGCAGCAGCTCGCCACGCGCTCCTACTGGGGCGCGGTCAGCCTGTCCGGCGACGGCTTCACCCGGACCCGGGCCCCGAAGCAGCAGCGCCTGAGCCTTCATGCCGACGACACCTTCCCGGTCATCGAGCGCCTGGAGGCGGGGGACTACGACGGCGACGGTGACGACGACCTGATCGCCTCCGGCATCGCGAACATGGAGGCCGACGAGCCGGGCGCCCGGCTCTTCTACTGGCGGGGCGGCCGCACCGGCGTGACGTTCACCAGGCCGTCCGCCGTGCTGCCCGAGACCGTCGTCGGCATCGAGGGCTCCGGAGACGTCGACAAGGACGGGTACGAGGACCTCGTGATCACCGACAGGTCCACGGCCAAGGGCGGCCAGGTCGGCGTCTACTACGGCGGCGGGCGCGGCCCCGGCAGCGGCGGCGGCACCGTGCTCGACCAGGACAGCCCCGGCGTACCGGACGAGGGCGAGGACGGCGACGAGTTCGGCACGAGCGCCTCGGTCGGCGACGTCGACGGGGACGGCTACGCCGACGTCGCGGTCGGCGCCCCGGGCGAGGACGTGGACGGCAGGTCCGCCACCGGCGCGGTGCACCTCCTCAAGGGCTCCGCTGCCGGGCTCACCGGCACCGGCGCACAGGTCCTCGACCAGGGCACGGCGGGCGTGCCGGGCGCGGCCGAGGACGACGACCGCTTCGGCTCCGCGGTCCAGGTGCGCGACACCGACGGCGACGGCAGGGCGGAGGTCGTCGTGGCCGCGTCCGGCGAGGACGTGTTCCCCGGCGCCCGGTGGAACGACGGCTCCGCCTGGGTGCTGCGGGGCGCGGCGGGCGGGGTCACCACCGCCGGGGCGTACTCGCTGAGCGAGAAGGCCTTCGGCCTGACGTACCAGAACAAGCGGTTCGGGTCCGTGCTCGGCCGCTGA
- a CDS encoding acyl-CoA carboxylase subunit beta: MSEPHEPKQPSAQPQESQAPPGGDPGADIHTTAGKLADLRRRIEEANHAGSARAVEKQHAKGKLTARERIELLLDEGSFVELDEFARHRSTDFGMEHNRPYGDGVVTGYGTVDGRPVAVFSQDFTVLGGSLGEVFGQKIMKVMDFALKTGCPVVGINDSGGARIQEGVMALGMYGEIFRRNTHASGVIPQISLVVGPCAGGAVYSPAITDFTVMVDQTSHMFITGPDVIKTVTGEDVGFEELGGARTHNATSGVAHHMAGDEKDAIEYVKSLLSYLPSNNLSEPPVFPEEADLEPTDEDRELDVLVPDSANQPYDMHTVVEHVLDDADFFETQPLFAPNILTGFGRVEGHPVGIVANQPMQFAGCLDIDASEKAARFVRTCDAFNVPVLTFVDVPGFLPGVGQEHEGIIRRGAKLIYAYAEATVPLITVITRKAFGGAYDVMGSKHLGADLNLAWPTAQIAVMGAQGAVNILHRRTIAAAGDGAAQEETRARLIQEYEDTLLNPYTAAERGYVDAVIMPSETRSHLVRGLRQLRTKRESLPPKKHGNIPL; the protein is encoded by the coding sequence ATGTCCGAGCCGCACGAGCCCAAGCAGCCTTCCGCGCAGCCCCAGGAGTCCCAGGCGCCCCCCGGGGGCGATCCCGGTGCCGACATCCACACGACCGCGGGGAAGCTGGCCGACCTGCGGCGCCGCATCGAGGAGGCGAACCACGCCGGTTCGGCGCGCGCGGTCGAGAAGCAGCACGCCAAGGGGAAGTTGACGGCACGCGAGCGGATCGAGCTGCTCCTGGACGAGGGCTCGTTCGTGGAGCTCGACGAGTTCGCCCGGCACCGCTCCACCGACTTCGGCATGGAGCACAACCGCCCGTACGGGGACGGCGTGGTGACCGGCTACGGCACGGTCGACGGCCGCCCGGTCGCCGTCTTCTCGCAGGACTTCACGGTCCTCGGCGGCTCGCTCGGCGAGGTCTTCGGCCAGAAGATCATGAAGGTCATGGACTTCGCCCTGAAGACGGGCTGTCCGGTCGTCGGCATCAACGACTCGGGCGGCGCCCGCATCCAGGAGGGCGTGATGGCCCTCGGCATGTACGGCGAGATCTTCCGCCGCAACACGCACGCGTCCGGGGTGATCCCGCAGATCAGCCTCGTCGTCGGGCCGTGCGCGGGCGGCGCCGTGTACTCCCCCGCGATCACCGACTTCACGGTGATGGTCGACCAGACCTCGCACATGTTCATCACGGGCCCCGACGTCATCAAGACCGTCACCGGCGAGGACGTCGGCTTCGAGGAGCTGGGCGGCGCCCGCACGCACAACGCGACCTCCGGCGTCGCGCACCACATGGCGGGCGACGAGAAGGACGCCATCGAGTACGTCAAGTCGCTGCTCTCGTACCTGCCGTCGAACAACCTCAGCGAGCCCCCGGTCTTCCCCGAGGAGGCGGACCTGGAGCCGACCGACGAGGACCGCGAGCTCGACGTCCTGGTGCCGGACAGCGCCAACCAGCCGTACGACATGCACACGGTGGTCGAGCACGTCCTGGACGACGCGGACTTCTTCGAGACGCAGCCACTGTTCGCGCCGAACATCCTCACCGGCTTCGGCCGCGTCGAGGGCCACCCGGTGGGCATCGTCGCCAACCAGCCGATGCAGTTCGCGGGGTGTCTCGACATCGACGCGAGCGAGAAGGCCGCGCGCTTCGTGCGCACCTGCGACGCGTTCAACGTGCCCGTCCTGACGTTCGTGGACGTGCCGGGCTTCCTGCCGGGCGTCGGCCAGGAGCACGAGGGCATCATCCGCCGCGGCGCCAAGCTGATCTACGCGTACGCCGAGGCGACGGTCCCGCTGATCACCGTGATCACGCGCAAGGCCTTCGGCGGCGCGTACGACGTGATGGGCTCCAAGCACCTGGGCGCGGACCTCAACCTGGCCTGGCCGACCGCCCAGATCGCGGTGATGGGCGCGCAGGGCGCGGTGAACATCCTGCACCGCCGCACCATCGCGGCGGCCGGGGACGGGGCCGCCCAGGAGGAGACCCGGGCGCGGCTCATCCAGGAGTACGAGGACACGCTCCTGAACCCGTACACGGCCGCCGAGCGCGGTTACGTCGACGCCGTGATCATGCCTTCCGAGACCCGCTCGCACCTCGTGCGCGGCCTGCGTCAGCTGCGGACGAAGCGGGAGTCCCTGCCTCCGAAGAAGCACGGCAACATCCCGCTGTAG
- a CDS encoding acyl-CoA carboxylase epsilon subunit, with product MIKVVRGNPTPEELAAALAVVQARAAAAAQAPSGAPRTPDAWADPARVARERLPQPGPASWGRTYWPV from the coding sequence GTGATCAAGGTCGTACGGGGCAACCCGACCCCCGAGGAGCTGGCCGCCGCCCTGGCGGTGGTCCAGGCGCGCGCCGCGGCGGCCGCGCAGGCGCCGTCCGGCGCGCCCCGCACCCCGGACGCCTGGGCGGACCCGGCCCGGGTGGCCCGCGAGCGCCTGCCGCAGCCGGGACCCGCGTCCTGGGGCCGCACGTACTGGCCCGTGTGA
- a CDS encoding acetyl/propionyl/methylcrotonyl-CoA carboxylase subunit alpha, with the protein MRKVLIANRGEIAVRVARACRDAGIASVAVYADPDRDALHVRAADEAFALGGDTPATSYLDMAKVLAAAKDSGADAVHPGYGFLSENAEFAQAVLDAGLIWIGPPPQAIRDLGDKVAARHIAQRAGAPLVAGTPDPVSGADEVVAFAEEHGLPIAIKAAFGGGGRGLKVARTLEEVPELYDSAVREAVAAFGRGECFVERYLDKPRHVETQCLADRHGNVVVVSTRDCSLQRRHQKLVEEAPAPFLSDAQIEELYSSSKAILKEAGYVGAGTVEFLVGADGTISFLEVNTRLQVEHPVTEEVAGIDLVREMFRIADGEELGYGDPELRGHSFEFRINGEDPGRGFLPAPGTVTKFAGPSGPGVRLDAGVESGSVIGPAWDSLLAKLIVTGRTRKEALERAARALAEFEVEGMATAIPFHRKVVTDPAFAPELTGSDEPFTVFTRWIETEFVNDVPPFAPVGGDADEEDGDRETIVVEVGGKRLEVSLPAGMGMSLARTGLSAGAKPKRRAAKKSGPAASGDTLASPMQGTIVKVAVEEGQEVKEGDLVVVLEAMKMEQPLNAHRSGTIKGLTAEVGASLTSGAAICEIKD; encoded by the coding sequence GTGCGCAAGGTGCTCATCGCCAACCGTGGCGAAATCGCTGTCCGGGTCGCCCGGGCGTGCCGGGATGCCGGGATCGCGAGCGTTGCCGTCTACGCGGACCCCGACCGGGACGCGCTGCATGTGCGGGCCGCAGACGAGGCGTTCGCCCTCGGCGGTGACACTCCGGCGACCAGTTATCTGGACATGGCGAAGGTGCTCGCCGCCGCCAAGGACTCCGGGGCGGACGCCGTCCACCCCGGCTACGGCTTCCTCTCCGAGAACGCCGAGTTCGCGCAGGCCGTCCTGGACGCCGGTCTCATCTGGATCGGCCCGCCGCCGCAGGCGATCCGGGACCTGGGTGACAAGGTCGCCGCGCGGCACATCGCGCAGCGCGCGGGCGCCCCGCTGGTCGCGGGCACCCCGGACCCGGTCTCCGGCGCCGACGAGGTGGTCGCGTTCGCCGAGGAGCACGGCCTGCCCATCGCCATCAAGGCGGCCTTCGGCGGCGGCGGCCGCGGCCTGAAGGTCGCCCGCACCCTCGAAGAGGTGCCGGAGCTGTACGACTCCGCGGTGCGCGAGGCCGTCGCCGCCTTCGGCCGCGGCGAGTGCTTCGTGGAGCGGTACCTGGACAAGCCGCGGCACGTCGAGACCCAGTGCCTCGCCGACCGGCACGGCAACGTGGTCGTGGTCTCCACCCGCGACTGCTCGCTCCAGCGCCGCCACCAGAAGCTGGTGGAGGAGGCCCCGGCGCCGTTCCTCTCCGACGCCCAGATCGAGGAGCTGTACAGCTCGTCGAAGGCGATCCTGAAGGAGGCCGGCTACGTCGGCGCGGGCACCGTCGAGTTCCTCGTCGGCGCCGACGGCACGATCTCCTTCCTGGAGGTCAACACCCGTCTCCAGGTGGAGCACCCGGTCACCGAAGAGGTCGCGGGCATCGACCTCGTACGCGAGATGTTCCGCATCGCCGACGGCGAGGAACTCGGCTACGGCGACCCCGAACTGCGCGGCCACTCCTTCGAGTTCCGCATCAACGGCGAGGACCCGGGGCGCGGCTTCCTGCCCGCGCCCGGCACCGTCACCAAGTTCGCGGGCCCCTCAGGGCCCGGTGTCCGCCTCGACGCGGGCGTCGAGTCCGGCTCGGTCATCGGCCCGGCCTGGGACTCGCTGCTCGCCAAGCTGATCGTCACCGGGCGCACCCGCAAGGAGGCCCTGGAGCGGGCCGCGCGCGCCCTCGCCGAGTTCGAGGTGGAGGGCATGGCCACGGCCATCCCGTTCCACCGCAAGGTGGTCACCGACCCGGCGTTCGCGCCCGAACTGACCGGCTCCGACGAGCCGTTCACGGTCTTCACCCGGTGGATCGAGACCGAGTTCGTCAACGACGTCCCGCCGTTCGCCCCCGTGGGCGGCGACGCCGATGAGGAGGACGGCGACCGCGAGACGATCGTCGTCGAGGTCGGCGGCAAGCGCCTCGAGGTCTCCCTGCCCGCCGGCATGGGCATGTCCCTGGCGCGTACGGGGCTCTCGGCGGGCGCCAAGCCGAAGCGCCGCGCGGCCAAGAAGTCCGGGCCCGCCGCCTCCGGCGACACCCTGGCGTCCCCGATGCAGGGCACCATCGTCAAGGTGGCCGTCGAGGAGGGCCAGGAGGTCAAGGAGGGCGACCTCGTCGTGGTCCTGGAGGCCATGAAGATGGAGCAGCCCCTGAACGCCCACCGCTCCGGCACGATCAAGGGCCTGACGGCCGAGGTGGGCGCGAGCCTCACCTCGGGCGCGGCCATCTGTGAGATCAAGGACTGA
- a CDS encoding GGDEF domain-containing protein codes for MGQDVRLRAVVALAQGMAAAHTPRGSWRAAAQGARRALDGSFAALSVWERERGRLRVLANAGELAAGEEEFPEDEAYPVHQFPEITEFLHERWAGGGEPHAWVETARGPGGGERAGYCHQRVAALRRRGRGCCVVAPIVLRGRAWGELYVARPVGAPVFDRADADFATVLAAVVAAGIAQTERLEEARRLAFTDSLTGLANRRAVDVRLDEAVERHRTEGVVVSLVVCDVNGLKQVNDRLGHAVGDRLLERFGSLLSLCGAMLPGALAARLGGDEFCLLSVGPTSDEVVRVADELCVRAYELELGEGVACGVASTGDPIGPVRSARRLFRLADAAQYRAKGARAVKPVVAGREGADDPVVRLADEAAAPARGERRRFRGR; via the coding sequence ATGGGACAGGACGTTCGGTTGCGCGCTGTCGTGGCGCTCGCGCAGGGGATGGCCGCCGCGCACACCCCGCGCGGGTCCTGGCGGGCGGCCGCCCAGGGCGCCCGGCGGGCCCTCGACGGGAGCTTCGCCGCGCTGTCCGTGTGGGAGCGCGAGCGCGGGCGCCTGCGCGTTCTCGCGAACGCCGGGGAGCTGGCCGCGGGGGAGGAGGAGTTCCCCGAGGACGAGGCCTACCCCGTCCACCAGTTCCCGGAGATCACCGAGTTCCTGCACGAGCGCTGGGCCGGCGGCGGCGAGCCGCACGCCTGGGTGGAGACCGCGCGGGGGCCCGGCGGCGGCGAGCGCGCGGGCTACTGCCACCAGCGGGTCGCCGCGCTGCGCAGGCGCGGGCGCGGCTGCTGCGTGGTGGCCCCGATCGTGCTCCGCGGGCGCGCCTGGGGCGAGCTGTACGTGGCGCGGCCGGTGGGCGCGCCGGTCTTCGACCGCGCCGACGCGGACTTCGCCACCGTCCTCGCGGCCGTGGTGGCCGCCGGGATCGCCCAGACCGAGCGTCTCGAAGAGGCCCGGCGGCTGGCCTTCACGGACTCCCTCACCGGCCTCGCCAACCGGCGCGCGGTCGACGTGCGGCTCGACGAGGCCGTGGAGCGGCACCGGACCGAGGGCGTCGTCGTCAGCCTCGTCGTCTGCGACGTGAACGGGCTCAAGCAGGTCAACGACCGGCTCGGGCACGCGGTCGGCGACCGGCTCCTGGAGCGGTTCGGCTCGCTGCTCTCGCTGTGCGGGGCGATGCTGCCCGGAGCCCTCGCGGCGCGGCTCGGCGGCGACGAGTTCTGCCTCCTGTCGGTCGGGCCGACCTCGGACGAGGTGGTGCGGGTCGCCGACGAACTGTGCGTGCGCGCGTACGAGTTGGAGCTGGGCGAGGGGGTCGCCTGCGGGGTCGCGTCGACGGGGGATCCGATCGGGCCCGTGCGGTCGGCCCGGCGCCTGTTCCGGCTCGCGGACGCGGCGCAGTACCGGGCGAAGGGGGCGCGGGCGGTGAAGCCGGTGGTCGCCGGGCGCGAGGGCGCCGACGATCCGGTGGTGCGCCTCGCGGACGAGGCGGCGGCCCCCGCGCGGGGCGAGCGGCGCCGCTTCCGGGGGCGGTAG
- a CDS encoding nucleoside triphosphate pyrophosphatase: MSDQPTRRLVLASQSPARLGLLRQAGLAPEVIVSGVDEDAVTAPTPAELAKALAEAKASVVAARPDVKGALVIGCDSVLELDGRALGKPADAEEATARWKSMRGRAGVLQTGHCVYDTAAGRHVAATASTVVRFGDPSDEEIAAYVASGEPLHVAGAFTLDGRSAPFIDGIDGDHGNVIGLSLPLLRRLLAELGVGITQLWAD; encoded by the coding sequence ATGAGTGATCAGCCCACCCGCCGACTCGTCCTCGCCTCCCAGTCCCCCGCGCGCCTCGGCCTGCTGCGCCAGGCCGGCCTCGCCCCCGAGGTGATCGTCAGCGGCGTCGACGAGGACGCGGTCACCGCCCCCACCCCGGCCGAGCTCGCCAAGGCCCTCGCGGAGGCGAAGGCCTCGGTGGTCGCCGCACGGCCCGACGTCAAGGGCGCCCTGGTCATCGGCTGCGACTCGGTCCTGGAGCTGGACGGCCGGGCCCTCGGCAAGCCCGCCGACGCCGAGGAGGCCACCGCCCGCTGGAAGTCCATGCGGGGCCGCGCGGGCGTCCTGCAGACGGGCCACTGCGTGTACGACACGGCCGCGGGCCGGCACGTCGCCGCCACCGCCTCGACCGTGGTCCGCTTCGGCGACCCCTCGGACGAGGAGATCGCGGCGTACGTGGCGAGCGGCGAACCGCTCCACGTGGCGGGCGCGTTCACGCTCGACGGCCGCTCGGCCCCGTTCATCGACGGCATCGACGGCGACCACGGCAACGTCATCGGCCTCTCGCTGCCGCTGCTCCGCCGCCTCCTCGCCGAACTGGGCGTCGGCATCACCCAGTTGTGGGCCGACTAG
- the mmpB gene encoding morphogenic membrane protein MmpB: MLWSDPENDPPKDMRDMQVKMRRAGVLLAVAMLLAMLILGII; this comes from the coding sequence ATGCTGTGGTCCGACCCGGAGAACGACCCGCCCAAGGACATGCGGGACATGCAGGTCAAGATGCGCCGCGCGGGCGTGCTCCTGGCGGTCGCCATGCTCCTCGCGATGCTGATCCTGGGGATCATCTGA
- a CDS encoding DeoR/GlpR family DNA-binding transcription regulator — translation MFAAERRQLILEMVRANGAVSLRELARVVQTSEVTVRRDVRALEAEGLLDRRHGGAVLPGGFTRESGFPQKSHLASAEKTAIADLAAGLVEEGEAIVVGAGTTTQELARRLARVPGLTVVTNSLLVAQALAHANRVEVVMTGGTLRGSNYALVGSGAEQSLQGLRVSRAFLSGSGLTAERGLSTSNMLSASVDRALVQAAAEVVVLADHTKLGTDTMFQTVPTDVITRLVTDEPPAHDDRAATELQALADQGVQIAVAGGAAGPGQAPGVDSVPTGRQPRRDVPLPGQRRGHGGQGPQLRSAAVLGDQQPGERSARVADLRRR, via the coding sequence GTGTTCGCTGCAGAACGTCGCCAATTGATCCTCGAAATGGTGCGGGCCAACGGGGCTGTATCGCTCCGTGAGCTCGCCCGCGTCGTCCAGACCTCCGAAGTGACCGTACGGCGGGACGTGCGCGCGCTGGAGGCAGAAGGACTCCTCGACCGCCGGCATGGCGGTGCGGTATTGCCGGGCGGATTCACGCGGGAGTCCGGCTTTCCGCAGAAATCGCATCTCGCGTCCGCCGAGAAGACGGCCATCGCCGATCTCGCGGCGGGTCTCGTCGAAGAGGGCGAGGCCATCGTCGTCGGGGCGGGTACGACCACGCAGGAGCTGGCCCGCCGGCTCGCGCGGGTACCCGGCCTGACCGTGGTCACCAACTCCCTGCTCGTGGCCCAGGCCCTGGCCCACGCCAACAGAGTGGAAGTCGTCATGACCGGCGGCACCCTGCGCGGCTCCAACTACGCCCTGGTGGGCAGTGGTGCCGAGCAGTCCCTCCAGGGCCTCAGGGTCTCGCGCGCCTTCCTGTCCGGCAGTGGTCTGACCGCCGAGCGCGGCCTGTCCACGTCGAACATGCTCTCCGCGAGCGTGGACCGCGCGCTCGTCCAGGCGGCGGCCGAGGTCGTGGTCCTCGCCGACCACACCAAACTCGGCACGGACACGATGTTCCAGACCGTGCCGACGGACGTCATCACCCGGCTCGTCACCGACGAACCGCCCGCCCACGACGACCGCGCGGCCACGGAGCTGCAGGCCCTGGCGGACCAGGGCGTGCAGATCGCCGTGGCGGGCGGAGCGGCGGGCCCCGGCCAGGCCCCCGGAGTTGACTCCGTTCCCACGGGCCGCCAACCCCGCAGGGACGTGCCGCTGCCCGGCCAGCGGCGGGGGCACGGGGGCCAGGGGCCGCAGCTGCGCAGTGCGGCGGTCCTGGGCGACCAGCAGCCGGGGGAGAGGTCCGCCCGGGTGGCCGACCTGCGGCGGCGGTAG
- a CDS encoding adenylate/guanylate cyclase domain-containing protein, whose product MTVDDTGSGQGAHPAPDGEPRAAAPSASEESPEPGAKDDKPDDPYRSAGPHQPKDPGLTAALDRTANPGKPDDPDDEKDPLALRLEQLILGADRRYTPFQAARSAGVSMELASRFWRAMGFPDIGQAKALTEADVLALRRLAGLVEAGLLSEAMAVQVARSTGQTTARLAEWQIDSFLEGLTEPPEPGMTRTEVTYPLVELLLPELEEFLIYVWRRQLAAATGRVVQAADDEEMVDRRLAVGFADLVGFTRLTRRMEEEELGELVEAFETTAADLVAAHGGRLIKTLGDEVLFAADDAGIAAEIALRLIETMANDETMPELRVGIAFGTVTTRMGDVFGTTVNLASRLTSIAPRDAVLVDGALAEELTRTGDAPASETEAAALAERAGQDGGEPPSYRFALQPMWQRPVRGLGIVEPWLLTRRG is encoded by the coding sequence GTGACCGTCGACGACACCGGCTCCGGCCAGGGCGCACACCCAGCCCCCGACGGTGAGCCCCGCGCGGCGGCGCCGTCGGCTTCCGAGGAGAGCCCTGAACCCGGCGCCAAGGACGACAAGCCGGACGACCCCTACCGGTCGGCGGGCCCGCACCAGCCGAAGGACCCCGGCCTGACGGCGGCCCTCGACCGCACGGCGAACCCGGGCAAGCCGGATGACCCGGACGACGAGAAGGACCCCCTGGCGCTCCGTCTGGAGCAGCTGATCCTCGGGGCCGACCGGCGCTACACCCCCTTCCAGGCCGCCCGCAGCGCGGGCGTCTCCATGGAGCTGGCGTCCCGCTTCTGGCGGGCCATGGGCTTCCCCGACATCGGCCAGGCCAAGGCGCTCACCGAGGCCGACGTGCTCGCCCTGCGCCGCCTCGCGGGCCTCGTCGAGGCGGGCCTGTTGAGCGAGGCGATGGCGGTGCAGGTGGCGCGGTCCACCGGGCAGACCACCGCGCGGCTCGCGGAGTGGCAGATCGACTCGTTCCTTGAGGGCCTCACCGAGCCGCCCGAGCCGGGCATGACCCGTACGGAAGTCACGTATCCGCTCGTCGAGCTGCTGCTGCCCGAGCTGGAGGAGTTCCTCATCTATGTGTGGCGGCGTCAGCTCGCCGCCGCCACCGGCCGGGTCGTCCAGGCGGCCGACGACGAGGAGATGGTCGACCGGCGGCTCGCCGTCGGCTTCGCCGACCTCGTCGGTTTCACGCGGCTGACGCGGCGCATGGAGGAGGAGGAACTCGGCGAGCTCGTCGAGGCGTTCGAGACGACCGCCGCCGACCTGGTGGCCGCGCACGGCGGACGGCTCATCAAGACCCTCGGCGACGAGGTCCTCTTCGCCGCCGACGACGCCGGGATCGCGGCCGAGATCGCGCTGCGGCTCATCGAGACCATGGCGAACGACGAGACCATGCCCGAGCTGCGCGTCGGCATCGCCTTCGGCACGGTGACGACCCGCATGGGAGACGTGTTCGGGACCACGGTGAACCTCGCGAGCCGCCTCACCTCGATAGCGCCGCGGGACGCCGTGCTCGTGGACGGGGCGCTCGCCGAGGAGCTGACCAGGACCGGCGATGCCCCCGCGTCCGAGACGGAGGCCGCGGCGCTCGCCGAGCGCGCGGGGCAGGACGGCGGGGAACCGCCCTCGTACCGCTTCGCGCTCCAGCCGATGTGGCAGCGCCCCGTCCGCGGGCTCGGCATCGTCGAGCCCTGGCTGCTCACCCGCAGGGGCTGA
- a CDS encoding TetR/AcrR family transcriptional regulator, with product MRADAQRNHQRLLKEARSAFAEHGTDTSLEDVARRAGVGIGTLYRHFPNRHAVMSAVFEDAVSDLLDRSRELLDAPQPCAALVTWLRALVTHASEYRGLARALMSVSRDDSTPLGRCSRPMREAGAALLGRAQAAGAVRAGVSIEDLLQLTNAIALAAEESPDDPELADRLLTLTLRGLKAHPAGPAGG from the coding sequence ATGCGCGCCGATGCCCAGCGCAACCACCAGCGCCTCCTGAAGGAGGCCCGCTCCGCCTTCGCGGAGCACGGTACGGACACCTCCCTGGAAGACGTCGCCCGCCGCGCGGGCGTGGGCATCGGCACGCTGTACCGGCACTTCCCGAACCGTCACGCGGTCATGAGCGCCGTATTCGAGGACGCCGTCAGCGACCTCCTCGACCGCTCGCGGGAGCTCCTGGACGCCCCGCAGCCGTGCGCGGCCCTCGTGACGTGGCTGCGCGCGCTCGTCACGCACGCGAGCGAGTACCGGGGGCTCGCACGGGCCCTGATGTCGGTGTCGCGGGACGACAGCACCCCGCTGGGGCGGTGCAGCCGTCCCATGCGGGAGGCGGGCGCGGCCCTCCTCGGCCGCGCGCAGGCCGCGGGCGCGGTGCGCGCGGGCGTGTCGATCGAGGACCTGCTCCAGCTCACGAACGCGATCGCCCTGGCCGCCGAGGAGTCCCCCGACGACCCGGAGCTTGCCGACCGCCTGCTCACGCTGACCCTGCGCGGCCTCAAGGCCCACCCCGCGGGCCCGGCCGGCGGCTGA
- a CDS encoding enoyl-CoA hydratase/isomerase family protein — protein MGEQRFGEFVGVRRHGHVAELALDRPKAMNAVSSAMARSISEACDALGADRDVHVVVLTSTHERAFCVGADLKERNSLTDAELVRQRPVTRAAYTGVLELPMPTVAAVHGYALGGGFELALSCDVIVADPTAVVGLPEVSVGVLPGGGGTQLLPRRVGAARAAELIFSARRVEAAEAKELGLVDLVAGEGEDRDEALALAARIAANSPVGLRAAKRALRLGHGLDLRAGLEVEDAAWRSVAFSGDRAEGVAAFNEKRKPEWPGE, from the coding sequence ATGGGCGAGCAGCGGTTCGGGGAGTTCGTGGGGGTACGCCGGCACGGGCACGTGGCGGAGCTCGCGCTCGACCGGCCCAAGGCCATGAACGCCGTGTCCAGCGCCATGGCCCGCTCCATCAGCGAGGCCTGCGACGCGCTCGGCGCGGACCGCGACGTGCACGTGGTGGTGCTGACCTCCACGCACGAGCGGGCGTTCTGCGTGGGCGCCGACCTGAAGGAGCGCAACTCCCTCACCGACGCGGAGCTGGTGCGCCAGCGGCCCGTCACGCGGGCCGCGTACACCGGAGTGCTGGAGCTGCCGATGCCCACCGTCGCCGCCGTGCACGGCTACGCCCTCGGCGGCGGCTTCGAGCTGGCGCTGTCCTGCGACGTCATCGTCGCCGACCCGACGGCCGTGGTCGGCCTGCCCGAGGTGTCCGTGGGCGTGCTCCCCGGCGGTGGCGGCACCCAGCTGCTGCCCCGGCGCGTGGGCGCCGCGCGGGCCGCCGAGCTGATCTTCTCCGCGCGCCGCGTCGAGGCGGCGGAGGCCAAGGAGCTCGGGCTCGTCGACCTGGTGGCGGGCGAGGGCGAGGACCGCGACGAGGCCCTGGCGCTCGCCGCCCGCATCGCCGCGAACTCGCCGGTCGGCCTTCGTGCCGCCAAGCGCGCGCTGCGCCTGGGCCACGGGCTCGATCTGCGCGCGGGCCTGGAGGTGGAGGACGCGGCCTGGCGGTCGGTGGCGTTCTCGGGGGACCGGGCCGAGGGCGTCGCGGCGTTCAACGAGAAGCGGAAGCCGGAGTGGCCCGGCGAGTAG